The window ACACCCGAATGATTACGCTAAAGCTATCATTGTAGATTTGATGAAAGAGTAGTTGGATATACTAAAAACAGTTAGTTTTGCCTAAACAATGTTAACTAAAATAAATGCAGATAGAGCAAGTACGCCCTGAATTAACCTGGCGGCTACGTCAAAAGGTTTTATATCCGCAACAAAAACTTTATGAAATGGAAATGGAGGAGGATAACGACGGCCTCCATTTTGCAGCTTTTAAAGACAATGCTATTGTTGCCGTAGTTTCCTTGTTTCAGCGTGGCGATGATTTTCAATTCAGAAAATTTGCAGTTGATGAAGGACAGCAAAATATGGGAATTGGCAGCACAATGCTTACCTACATATCCGATTTTGCTAAACGCAACGGCGGTCGGCGCATTTGGTGCAACGCCCGCATATCGGCTATAAATTTTTACCTGAAAGCTGGCTTTACGCAAACAGGTCAGCTCTTTTCAAAAAATGGCTTCGATTACGAGATA is drawn from Mucilaginibacter ginsenosidivorax and contains these coding sequences:
- a CDS encoding GNAT family N-acetyltransferase, with amino-acid sequence MQIEQVRPELTWRLRQKVLYPQQKLYEMEMEEDNDGLHFAAFKDNAIVAVVSLFQRGDDFQFRKFAVDEGQQNMGIGSTMLTYISDFAKRNGGRRIWCNARISAINFYLKAGFTQTGQLFSKNGFDYEILENLI